From the genome of Nicotiana tabacum cultivar K326 chromosome 17, ASM71507v2, whole genome shotgun sequence:
TTTTGCACTAGCATATTTAGATAAATCTTTTGGTTAATTTATTTGAATATCCTCCGCATCGAGGATattgttttatattttaaataagaatttttctttattatttatttttgctatcatattttgtttattttttattataatatcGTTGTATGTGCAGTACTATGAAAGTCGAGTATGAAGATTATCCAAATGTTAAGGGCCTCCATGGTAGAGTTAATACATTGAATGATTCCCCAACTTATAAGAATATCCTATTTAACCTACAATTGCCTTTTGACTTAGAAAATAAAAACTacatatttaacttttaaaattttatttttaataataaaatttatttaaccTATTACCTTTATTCTCATCTAACCAACCCAAGAAATTGAGTTTAATTACTACCAACATATTAATGTTAAGAACTTTTAAAAGTGAAACACTTTACCAATTATTTTCGAATGTATTAATGAATATATaacatctttagatgttaaaattaCTTGAACATTTATATGACTTATGTCACTTCCATCATCTCATTACAATAAATTATATTTCAGTCGTGGCATAGAACATGGCAACTCATAATAAGAAAAGGCCAACTGACAATCGCgcaaaaaactaattaaatttgataaccgaaaaaatatataaaatttatataatttttatatataacatacaaaatgcatatctataaaaaatatacatttttgtcatttttgtataTTAATAATAGCAATAGTAGTTCAGCGATAGACTGCAATAGCAATTGAAGTGTATTTAGGCGTAGCTCTATTACAGATAATATCTGCACAAAAAACAATAGTTTCTTTACTCCATTCGgtttactttaattgattttttggctattttcgaTACACATACGAAGGAACTCAtcttttagtattaattaataataaaattaaccatattaaccttaatttgttcattgaaaatataacaaatactcctAGGCTCTTTATTCCAATGATAACTTTGAAAAAAAGATGTTAACTCCTTAATATTTGAAATAATCAAATATAGCGGATCATAAAAAACAGggaaaaaaatatcaattaaagCGGGACAGAAGGAGAATTAACTATTGAGGAATTCTCATATCCAAGTAATGAAATCTAAATTACCCATGACGTACTATTCCTCCATTAACTCATATATATTTGTAAAACTAAAACCATTAACTTGAAAACGATGGCTGATTAGATTAGAGAAACACTAACTCAACACCTTGAGGAACGTGACCCTGGAGTTGCTTCTGGACCATCTCTTGATTACAATCTTCCTCTTCCCTAGGAAGATCGACCCATTGTTCATCTCCAGCGTATATGCTTGTTGAATTACTGATAATTAATCGCTCCAATCCCTTTGCAATACTCAGTATTAACAACTGAAACTCAATTTCATACCAATTACCAACACATCCATGCATCTCTAACACCTTCAGTTCATTGTGATGGTGGATAGCATCCACTTTCCGGATCTCTTTTTGATTCTCATTGAATTTGCCAAAAGTTAACTGCAACAAAAATCAATAACTTGAGGTAAAAGTAGAGTAACTAATACAGAGATTAAAGGCACATCCACGTTCTTGTTCTTAGCATGACATGACATTAACTGGAAATGTCGATCACTGCCCCAAACACAAGTGAAAAAGATGCTGAAATGGATCAAAGATTGCGACTTTCTCAGACACAGTAAAGAACTTGATTGGTTGTATAACAAACTTTACTACAACTTGACAAAGAAGCTTTCAACAACAGAGCTAAACCCACAAATTTGAATCCATATCCGAGGCAGCAATCTTTACATGATATAAGGTGAGGAGTAGCCTAAAAGAAATTCCATTCCTAGGACCAACagaaacttttttaaaaaaaaaactacggCGGTGTCCAGCCAACTTGCACACACCTCAACTATTCCATTGAATACCTACTATCCTAGGACCAACAGCAACTTAATTGGAGTTGAATTAGGAATGGTACTTATCTTATGAAACATTAAATACAGGACAGAATATATATGTTCGTATATATGTAACAGTTCCAGAATACGTCTCTCTTTAGCATTACACATAGTTCTTATTGATTCAGAATTGAGAAAGTTTCACACGAAAGGATGACTTACAGTTAGGACTAGCTTCTGAAGAAGGGGTGAGGTCTTCAAGAAAGATAAAAGCCATAACAGATCAAAATCATCATCCGAGCAGCTCACAAACAAATCCAGCTGCTTAAGACTTGTGAAACAAGTATTATTTCTTGGCATCTTTTGTATCTGAAGTTGAACAAGAATATAATAAGGAACAAAACTTTCACGCCATAATTAATAGTTAAAAAAGGCCAAGGAATATGAGACTTAATTAGTTACCTGGTAAAGGTCCATTTCTAGACTCATGTGTAGACGTAAGATTTCAAGGTTAAGAAGTCCAGAAAGACGGGCAAGTGGAAAAGGTCTCCCAAGGTCCATTAAAAAGATTTCTTTTAGCTGAGGAGCATAAAGATGTGCAATATTTATTGTTAAATCGTCGTACTCAAAAGTTGTGAGATTCATGGAAGAAATTCTAATAGCTGCTCCACCAAAACAATGAAGAACCTTCAGATGCATTATTCGCAGAGACGGATGTTCAAAGCACAAGGTTGAGGTTACCTTACACCAAATTAAGGACAACCTTTCAAGTAGCAAACAACTAGGGAGAACTTCCGAGACAAAGCTGTCACCCAAAATCACATGTTTCAGTATAAGAGTTGTCAAGTTTCTGAAGCCCTTAAAGTCGCCTGGAGCCCTGATAACGCATTCTTCTAAATGTAAATGGCTCAACAGAACTGATGATGTACTATTTTCCGACAAGAGCCAATATGGAAAATAGTACCGACTATGCTCTAGAACACCGAAGTTTGTCAAGAAATGCTGCTCGTGATATAGCAAGAGTTCAAGTTTGGTCAACCCAGATGCAAGTGCAACTTTCAACCATCCATTTATGCGAAATGAGTATCTATTATCTAAGAAGAAACTCACTGTCAAGGAACTTATGATTCTTTCTTGCATTTGTTGCATCAATTCATCTACCCGCCTAACAAATTCACGCCTTTCGTTCTCGAAATCCTCAAAATTAGAAAGAGTGAACCTCTTATGTTTTTTACCATCACCCAAGATACTAGCACAATCAAATACTAGGTGGGGACCAAGCATACGACTCGGTAGTTCACTGATCCCATCCTTATCTTCCCTTTTAGGctgcaaaatttgagaaaatacaTTAACATGGACCATAGTTGAAAATTAAGTTGTTGGACTTGCTCTTTTGGTATTGTTAATTTAAGAGTATGTCTTAATTTAGATAGTGCAAGCAGTATCTGGTTTTATGCACGAAAAACAGTCAACTCAAGTGGTTCTGGAAAATTTCTCCATATTCCCGTCTCCCCCCAACCCCCAACCAAACACAACTTTTCCCGCTACCATAAAAAATCTTTTCAAATTTGTAAAAGAAAATCTTATACTCATTAATTAGGTCattctaatatttttaaaatttaatgatTTTGTCCATCCCTACCCCCATCCCCCCTCCTAGTGGTATCCTTTGGTAGGGAGCGTGTTAGTCCTCACAGTGGGACTTCCGGCATGACTCCGGATTATTTGGACCTCAAAGCGGAAGTGAGAAACTAAAACAACAaaaactaaaggaaaattcgAAAATCCCAGAGTAGAATGGTGTTACAACTAAAAGAGTAACTCAATGAACATGTATTTTCAACATAAATGAATAAGTAATCATAGAACATCAAGAATTTGCTGAAATCATTCACAATAATTCGATAAATTATTTGCTGGGTTTTACAGATCTAGAATACCTACTGACACCTCAATTATGGGGAGGGATTCATGAAATTATTCACAACACTCCAATAAAATAGCATAATCGGacttcagaaagaaagaaaaaagtaagCCCAGACGAAAAGGAaatttactatattattttaCCTCCATAAAGCTTTTCGCGCTAATCGTCTTTGACAGAGAGAATGAGACGCCAATCGTTTTACTAGCAGTGACAAGACTACAAATTTATGGCAATCTATTCACCCTAGTCGTGTAAAGATtcttaaagctaacttaaggtaATTATTTATTGTAATATAAATTTGTGACCAAATAAGGTAAGTAAATAAATTACATTAAAGTGTTAGGTGTGTACATAAATTAAATACGTAGATCAATAAgtaaatcttttatttttctttaaaatttaaattttatggtaaCCATAAAgaatcatactatattataagtgtgaAACCACCAAATCTAAGGTAAAAGACAAATATATCCATCACAAATTGATAGACCATTTTGCCCATCATTCAAATgttattcttgttatgttttttgtACAAAAATGTAACTATACATTCTAATAAGTGTTACCCCACTAAAAATGAATATTGTACAATAAATTTGAGCATTAACTACTATTATGAAATGTGTGTGTGATTATATACGGAGCATATAGTAAAGAGGATAACAAATATATTCCATTTAATAAGTAATTAAGCTTTGATATTATTGTACGGCAAATTAAAATATATTTCACGATAAATAACGGAAACTGATGCAACATAGTCTATTCTGTACCTATCATTAATGTAGTCTTTGAAGAAGTGTGCATTTTAAGAGTAAGTACCTTAAATAGTAAATGAAAAAGCTACTATTATTACTCTATAATCTTACAATTTATGTTGAATAAATGAGAATTACAAGGAGCAATGTCCTTTCATTGTTTCTCGggtactttattttattttgaaagtcaGTTGTCTAATCTAGAGAGCAAATGAAAAGACACTATTATAGTCtcattatttgtattgaattaGTGGAATTAAAAAGGGACATGGTCAAGTCCTCTAtgttcttttgtttcttttgaagTAGACGGTATGCTCTTTTCtgttatttagtttttttttcctttcaagtcccaaatttcttccttaaattttatgttatgTCGGTTTAGCCTTGAAAGTTTGttttaattatcttgatttttttgtgaattttgttggtTTTGATGTACTATGTAAGTCGGACTTTAGGGGAAGCGAAAACTAGATACCCGCACTtggaaaaattagcgcttgcgctggttagcgcctctaggaaattacgaccatactttcaatgccaccccataagcgtattaaccacctgcccacttcgtaatattttgcataggcccgaactatcgggccgattggccaaatgggccatcgaactcagcgggtacgatatcgaatatcgacctcgaacaaccatcaagtctcaaattttagcagacttcgtgacCGATTTCACGCCGACTCTTGTACCCGAAGTCAAAAAAGAACTACTGTTAAAATCAAATTTATCAACGAGGTCATGGATCCTCTTTACGGATGGAGCTTCGAACGTAAAGGGatccgggctaggcatagttttaaaatCTCCCAGgggtaacattattaggcaagctattaaaactatcaggttaactaacaacgaggccgagtatgaagccataattgcaggtctcgagctagctaggaATCTGGGAGCGGAGGTCGTTGAGGCCAATTGCGACTCTTTGctagtggtgagtcaagtaaacaaaaccttcgaagtccgagaaggcagaatgcaaaggtatttggacaaactgctcgtcactttgaaccatttcaaacaatggagtcTACGACATGTTCCACGAGAACATAATAACGAGGTCGATGCACTTgctaatttgggatcatcggtcgaggtgaatgatttgaactcggaAAACTGCCGTTCAACTTTCAAGATCTATAATCGAGGAAGGGCACGCTgaaataaattctactagcttaacctgggattggagaaacaagtatattgaatacttaaaagaCGGAAAGCTCCCTTCAGACCACAAAGAGTCCAGGACCCTTagaactaaagctgctcgattcacctTGACTGCGGACGGAACGTTATatagaagaacattcgatggaccgatgGCAGTATGCATAggtccgggagataccaattacatcctccgggaagtacacgagggcacttgtggcaatcactccggtgccgacatgttagttcgaaaagtgatcagagcaaggtattattggatcgatatgggcaaagacacaaaagaatttgttcgtaaatgcgataaatgtcaaaggtttgctcTGATGATCCATCAGCTCGGAGAACAACTTCACTCGGTcttatcaccatggccattcatgaaatggggaatggacatcgtcggccccctgccatcgaccccaggtaaagctagatttattttgtttgtgactgactatttttctaaatgggttgaagcacaggcgttcgagaaagtaagagaaaaaaaggTTATCGACTTTCtgtgggatcatatcatatgccgattcggaataccatccgaaatagtatgtgataatgggaagcaattcattggcagcaaaatcacaaaattcttcgaagatcacaaaataagaaggatactagcAACCCCATACCACCCTAGTggaaacggacaagccgaatcaacaaacaaaactattcttcaaaatctgaaaaagagattgaacgacgctaagggaaaatggagagaaatcctgcccgtaGTCCTTTGGGTGTAccgaacaacatcgaaatccagtacaagggcgaccccattctccttagtatatggctccgaaacattgataccagtcgaagtcggagaacctagcCCCAGGTTTCGATTCAtgacggaagaatcaaataacaaggcaatgaacaccagccttgaattattggacgaaggacgagaagctgccctcatccagttggccgcacaaaagcaacgaatcgaaaggtattacaatcgaagaactaaacttcgccacttcaagccaggagacttggtgttaaggaaagtcactatcaatactcggaatccaaatgaaggaaaactaggaccaaattgggaaggacagTACGAGGTGCTCGAGCACTTTGGGAAAGGATCGTACAAGCTCGGCATCATAAACAGCAAACAGttatcaagcagttggaatgtatcacatctaaaacggtactactgctaaggtccgACCTTATTTATTTGTCCCGTACAGAAGTTCGAACAAAGAACAGAAGCATCCTTTTACtcaaaagcacgtgttgcactcctttttccttagaccggccttttcccaaataggttttttgcggcaaggtttttaatgaggcaaccatcgatcgtgCTGCGCTGACAAAATAGTATCCGAGGCTTTCGACCCTTAGCCCGAAcggcctcgaatactggggggcaccaggccctcaaatacatcgagttcagatgcaaCAAAGTCTTCTCACAACAATAGAGAAAAAATTATAagagccaaaatggtcaaaatAAACCACGCTCATATTTGATTGCCCCAAAACATATGTACAATGGCTTGAGATTTATTATGTAACTAGAATTAACAATCACTCGAATCttaagcctacgggcttccacattatctcgagtttgaaataatcactcgaatattaagtcTACGAGCTACCACATAATCTTGAGTTCGAAAAAAAAAACACTCgaacattaagcctacgggctactcctaTATCATGTTTGATATACTCGGCTGGCCATTGAGCCTACGGGTTACTTCaacatcgagttcgaaataatcactcgaatattaagcctacgggcttccacattatctcgagttcgaaataatcactcgaatattaagcctacgggcttccacattatctcgagttcgaaataatcactcgaatattaaatCTACGGGCTACCACATAATCTCGAGTTCAAAAAAAAATCGAACATTAAGCCTACGAGATACTCCTATATCATATTTGAAATACTCAGTCGACCGTTGAGCCTACGGGCTGCCAAGTTCGAACAAGGACCCAATTGAATTTGAAACATTGAAAAAGCTACGTTTACTCAGAGTTTACGTTAATATTCGAATCATCATCAACTCAACAAGCAAAATCAACCTTgtcatatatatacaaaattgctTACGTAATTAATTTACAGGTAATGAGAATTAGACTCTAAGCTTCTGGGTCGAGGTATTCCCCACCCTCGGACCCGCTTTTGCTACCATCATCgttatcatcgtcatcatcagaagccaaggctttaACTTCCGCTTCAAGCTCTTTTGCCTTTCTTACCTCttcggtaagatcgaaacctcgagcatgaatctcctcgagggtctccctccgagatctacACTTaacaagttcggcaacccaatgagctcgagCATCGGCAATCTTCGCCGCTTCCCGGGCCTCCACCTGAGCGGCCTCAGCATCAGCTCGATATACAACGATAGACTTATCCGCCAAAactttcgacgactcaacctccgccATAGCCTCAGCAAGTCGTATCTCAAGCTCATCGATTTTCTTAGTCTGGGCCAACACCTTTTGCTTGAAGTTTCGAAGCTGAACGTCGGCTAATAGTAACTTTGTTAAGATGGTTTCTTTCTCCGCTGCCAAGCGGTCAATAGTCTCCTTCCACTGGTTGCAATCGGCTCGGATTTGATCGTCCTCCTCTCGAAGTAGCCCGATCTTCTCGATCTTTTGCTGCAACTAAGACAACGGATGGTTAACTTCCACAGTCGAGTTGAatccatactttaacagaacaAGGCTCACTTGTTGATCGAGCTCGACCCTTTCTTCACGGACCTTTGCCAAATCCGCTTGAAGATCCTTGATAGCCTCCTCCTTCTTGCTACAAAGAAGTCAAAGGTCATCCCTCTCACCTAAGACCTTCCGGAGTTCAGCCTCACACTGGCTAAGATCAACTCGAAACCTACCGATGGCCTGCACAGTTAGGAAATGTCATCAACACCaacaaagcaaaaaaaaaaaggggatCACCAATATCGGAACCGCCAAGTATGGAAAAGAATCATTACTCGAGTAATAAAACGCTGAGCTTCCTCTAACAAAAAAGAGGCATCACCGATATCGG
Proteins encoded in this window:
- the LOC142171556 gene encoding uncharacterized protein LOC142171556 isoform X1; the encoded protein is MEPKREDKDGISELPSRMLGPHLVFDCASILGDGKKHKRFTLSNFEDFENERREFVRRVDELMQQMQERIISSLTVSFFLDNRYSFRINGWLKVALASGLTKLELLLYHEQHFLTNFGVLEHSRYYFPYWLLSENSTSSVLLSHLHLEECVIRAPGDFKGFRNLTTLILKHVILGDSFVSEVLPSCLLLERLSLIWCKVTSTLCFEHPSLRIMHLKVLHCFGGAAIRISSMNLTTFEYDDLTINIAHLYAPQLKEIFLMDLGRPFPLARLSGLLNLEILRLHMSLEMDLYQIQKMPRNNTCFTSLKQLDLFVSCSDDDFDLLWLLSFLKTSPLLQKLVLTLTFGKFNENQKEIRKVDAIHHHNELKVLEMHGCVGNWYEIEFQLLILSIAKGLERLIISNSTSIYAGDEQWVDLPREEEDCNQEMVQKQLQGHVPQGVELVFL
- the LOC142171556 gene encoding uncharacterized protein LOC142171556 isoform X2, producing the protein MLGPHLVFDCASILGDGKKHKRFTLSNFEDFENERREFVRRVDELMQQMQERIISSLTVSFFLDNRYSFRINGWLKVALASGLTKLELLLYHEQHFLTNFGVLEHSRYYFPYWLLSENSTSSVLLSHLHLEECVIRAPGDFKGFRNLTTLILKHVILGDSFVSEVLPSCLLLERLSLIWCKVTSTLCFEHPSLRIMHLKVLHCFGGAAIRISSMNLTTFEYDDLTINIAHLYAPQLKEIFLMDLGRPFPLARLSGLLNLEILRLHMSLEMDLYQIQKMPRNNTCFTSLKQLDLFVSCSDDDFDLLWLLSFLKTSPLLQKLVLTLTFGKFNENQKEIRKVDAIHHHNELKVLEMHGCVGNWYEIEFQLLILSIAKGLERLIISNSTSIYAGDEQWVDLPREEEDCNQEMVQKQLQGHVPQGVELVFL